The following nucleotide sequence is from Longimicrobiales bacterium.
CGCGACGTCAACCAGGCTCGTGACGCTGATCTCCGCGTTGAGGGGGAGATCTGCGCGGCCACCGCGCATCCGGCGGCGGGTGCCGAGGGACACTAGACGCGGCTTTCCCTAGCGAGCGTCCCAATGAACTCGCTGGAGAAACCTTCCAGCTCACCGCTGACCAGATTCAGCTGGGACACGAAGTGGTTGTATGCGATCACCGCCGGAATGGCGACAAAGAGGCCCGCCACCGTCGTGATGAGCGCCTGACCCACACCCGGAGCCACGGCCATGATGTTGCTGCCGCCCGCGGACGTGATGTTGAGGAAGACGTTCATGATTCCGATCACCGTTCCCATCAACCCGAGAAGTGGCGACACAGAGCCGATGATGGCCAGCCATTGAACGCCTTGAGCCAACTCGTCCCGCTCCTCCGCCTCTGATTTCTCCAGCACCAGCCTCAGGGCCTCCAGCTGCATCAGGGACAGACCTGGAGCGTTCTGAGAACCTTCACGCAGTGCTCCAGGGCGAAGTTCGCTGAAGAAGTTCACTCCCTGACGAAAGACCCGTCCGTACGGGGACTCCGGCAACGACAGGATCGCCTTGTATGCATCCTCGAGACGCTGCGCCCGCTCCATATGCTCCAAGAACTCATCACCTTGGAGGCGCACTTCTCGGAACTGCTTCCACTTCTGGTAGATGATGTAAGCAGACACGCACGAAGCCGACGCGAGAAGGAGCAGAATGAGCTTCGTGGAGATCGTTCCCCCGAAGATCATGCCCATCACGGATGTCGGCGCTCTAGTTTGGAGAAGCAGCACGGCAGGCGTCATTCAGAGGCTCCAGCAGCCTGATTTTTGATATGTGTGTATGTAGCGTGCAAGCCTTGTTCCAAAGAATGGGCAGGAGCCCATCCATGAGACCGGAGCTTGGCCGTATTGAGCGTGCTGTGTCGCAACTCACCGGGGCGCTCGTCTTCATGTTTGCGGCCCGGTGACACACCGGCGACAGACTCGAGAGCGTCCGCGAGACCGACGACGCTCGTCCCGACGTTCGTGCCCACATTGAAGGCGCGGTCGTCGAGCGCCTTAGACTCCGACAATTCCATCTCGGATACGAGCATGTTCGCTGCCACGACGTCACCCACGTACACGTAGTCTCGGGTTTGTTCGCCGTCGCCGAAAATGGTGAGGCCTCGGTTTTTTAGGAGCCGGGTCGAGAAGATCGCTACTACACCCGCCTCACCATGTGGATCCTGGCGCGGGCCATACACATTCGAGTAGCGCATGGCTGCGTAGTCGATTCCTCGAATATGCCGGTAATAGTCCAGGTAGAACTCGCCCGCCAGCTTCGTGACCCCATAAGGAGAAAGGGGTGACTTGGGGGCGGTTTCAGGCGTCGGGATCTCCTGTGGCTCGCCGTACACGACGCCCCCGCTGCTCACAAAAATAAAGCGTTGCGTCCCTATCTCAATCGCCGCTTCGGTCAGGTTCAAGAGCCCCATTACGTTGATTGATGCGTCTTTGGCAGGATCAGAGACCGAGATCCGAACATCGATCTGCGCGGCGTGGTGGTTCACGAGATCGAAGCGGAACTCCCGAAAGAGGTTGCGCACGCCTTCGGCGTCTCGGATGTCCAACTCCACGAACGATGCCCCGTCGGGGACATTGTCCAGCTTGCCCGACGAGAGATTGTCGACAATCCAGACGTCATACCCCTTCGCCAGATACGCCTCGGAGATGTGGCTGCCAATAAAACCTGCCCCGCCGGTCACCAGCACCCGCTTCTTCATTTCGCTCATAAGCTCATCATCAACGAAAAGTCCCCACCGGACGAAGCCGGTAGAAACTCTGATTCTGCAGAGGAGATGCGAGGGGCGAAGAGCCTCGTCGCGTCAAACGTCATCGCATCTTCTTGGTGAGGCGCACCACAACGCCCTGTTCGAACACCGGGCTCGCGATATGCACAACCCGTGCAGCGGCCATGCCGGCCTGAGCACCCACCACCTGTAGGCGTCCTTGTGCAGCGTCCGTGTCGACTTGGTTGAACAACGTGAATTCATCACCCAGCCCGACGTTGTCCTCACTACCAACATCGAGGAAAACGATGTGACCAAGATCTTGGAGAATGGCCCGGTTTGCAGTGCCGATCACCATGGCCAGCGCACCATTCGACACGGGCTGAGCGTACTCACCCGCTTCGAAGTCGTACTCCGGCAACGGAGCAATGAACTGACCTGGGACGATACGACCGTATTCCTTCACGATCACACCGATGATCCCATCTTCGACGATCTCAGACACGTTGATCACACCCGTCGGGACGACGACTCGGCCGACGTCCTCGATGGTCCGGGTCACCGCGAAGACCTGAAGCTGGTCGCCCACCCGGGCCGCCGTCTCCATGGCCACATGAACACGAGCGTGTCCGCGAACGGTGGCGTCACGGGTCCGGCCACTAGCTTCGCCGGTCAGGGTTCCCGTATGCCAAGGATCCCCTTCGAATCCCGTCAGGCGGGGAGACGAATAGACCTGATCACGTGGCACAGCGATGTGATCGGACTCGACGCCGCGTATCACACCGGCACGAGCAACAGCTGTATCCTGGAAGAAGATCGTCCGGATATCTAAGCCGTCCCCAGTCGGTTGGGGCTCCGGCTCAGGCTCGGCCGGCGCTACATGCTCAGTCACCGGAGCCTCAGGCGCTCTCCCAGGTATGACCAGAACCTGACCCGGCTCGATGAGATTCGGATCGTCGATTTGTGCCTGATTTGCTTCCCAGATCCGACGCCAGTCGAATGGGTCCCCATAGTAGGTCGCCGACAGGTCCCAAAGTGTGTTGCCGTCCACGACGGTATGGGTCCCCTGCGCCTGCTGGGCGAGGGCAATTTCAGGCAGAATTAGAAATGCGAGAACTGCCGCTGCCGAGCGGGCCATATGCGCTCCTTCGGCAAGTAGTACGGGGCTTTTCGCCCGGTGAATACTTGCCCAAGATATTCACCATTACCGTCTGAGGTCAACGCGTTTTTTCAAGTTGACTTCAAATGTTTCCCTGACGCATCGAGTCGAAGAAGCCGGGACTAGGCCGGCGCGCAGGCGGAATCCTGAGTCCGGAAGGGGTTTCTGATACCGGATACAGGCACCCGGGCGGCGGCGAAGCGACTTGCGGAGGAGCCGTTGGAGGGGAAACTCTTGTTAGTATCATTAACCTCCTTTGTCGGCACCACTCACCCCGAACGCACCAGACCCATGCGCACTCGGCGCCTCATTTCCCTCGCCACCTTCGCGGTGATCGCACTCGTATCCTCGTGTGTGGACGCCGAGGTATCGCCGACGGCACAGACGCCAATTGGAACCGCCACCTTCGCGGTGGTGCCGACCTTTTCGGGCGCCGTCGCCTCTTCCGCGGCCCAAGCCGGTGACATCACCCGGATCCGGGTGACGGCAAGACTGCAGAGTACCGCGGAGGTCCTGGCAACGTTCACGCAGGACGTGGACCCTGCCGCCAACGAGTGGACGTTGACCGTTGAGATACAGGTCCCGGCCTCGGGTGGACAGGCCGTGCTCACGATCGAGCTCGTGAGCGTGGCCAGTGATGGTGGAGAGACCGTCGAGTTCAGCGGCCAGACGCAGCCGATCTCGTTGACGACCGGGGCCCCCACTCAAGCCAGAGAAGTTCCGGTCGGCCGCGGGACCATCGAGAACCTGGGCGTAACGGGCCTCACGATCGAACCGACGGGTGATACCCTCGTGATCGGCGGCTCCACGAGTGTGAGTGCCGCGACCACGCCCGCCGACGCTTCTAATTCTCATAGGATCTTCTTCAGCTCTCTGGACCCGACCATCGCCACGGTTTCTGACAACGGAACCGTTACAGCTGTCCTCGACGGGAGTGCCCGGATCGTCGCCGCAGCAGGTCTACATGCGGACACGTCCGCCATCTTGGTGCTCAAAGGTTTCGCAGACCTGAGCATCCTGAAGCGTCTCACCAACGAGGAGCAGTCGAGCTTCAACGAAGGCGACGCAATTTCCTACACCGTGGTGGTGGATAACTTCGGGCCGCTGACAGCCTCCAACGTCCAAGTCCTAGATTCAGCCGATGCTGGGCTGACGCTCCTGTCCGGCCAGGTCACATCGGGGACCTTCGATGTCGTCTCGGGTGTCTGGGTGCTCGATTCGATAGTCAATGGAGCCACTGACACACTCGTTGTGTTGGCGCGTGTGGATGCTGGAACGGTGGAGCAGGCGCTCTGGAATCGTGCGCGGCACCTGGGCCTTCCACTCCAAGTGGATACGGCTGCCGGCAATGATGTCGACTCCGTGGAAATCCACGTCGTCGAGCCCGAAGCCGATGTGAACATCACAAAGCAGCTCGCGGACGACACTCGCAGCTACTTCGAGGGTGACACCGTTGAGTTCATGATTGCCGTTGAGAATTTCGGTCCCGGAGTGGCGACCGCTGTCCAGGCCCTCGATTCCTTAGACAAGGGCCTGACCTATAGCCATGTCGCAGACGCCGCTCCGTTCGATGTCACTTCCGGCGTGTGGACGGTGGGGGTTCTAGAGAACGGAGCTAGCGATACTCTCCGCCTTTTCGCCGTGATCGACTCCGGTACGGCCGGAGTGCAGTTATGGAATCGGGCACGGAGCCTGGGGCTCACGAACCAGGTCGACCTGGATCCGACCAACGACGCCGACTCAGTCTCGGTCTCGGTCAGCCACACCAACGCTGACCTCAACGTCTCGAAAGCTCTGGTGGACAACAGCGCGACGTACTTCGAGGGCGACACCGTAGAGTTCAGGGTCATCGTGGACAACTTCGGTCCCGCGACCGCAACGCTCCTAGCGCTGCGCGACTCTCTCGGGTCGGGAATGTCTCTCGTGTCACTGAGCCCGCTGCGCGGCCTCGTCGACATCGGCACCGGCACGTGGGAGTTGGACTCAATCGTTGGGGGTATGAGCGACACGTTGGTCGTGGCCGCCCAGATCGATTCCGGCACCGTCGGACAGAGGCTCACGAACTACGCGTGGAGCGTCGGTCTCACGGAACAGCTCGATACAGTTACGTCGAACGACGCGGCGTCGGCGTGGCTCTCCGTGGACGTGCAGTCGGCTGACATCAACGTGACGAAGACGGCCGACAACACACTGCCCTTCCCCGGCGACACGACCACTTGGATGATCGTGATCGACAACTTCGGCCCGTACACGGCGAAGAATGTGACGGTCTTGGACCAGGGTGACTCGATCATGATCGAGTCCTTCTCGGTCACGTCCGGAACAGTCGACACCGTGAACGGGGTGTGGACGATCCCGTCCATCCCGGACGGCGGCTCGGACACCCTCTTGGTGCGATCGGTCGCGAAAGTGGGACAAGTCGGCGACACGCTCTGGAATCGGGTGCGCGTTCAACCGCTGACCACCGAGATCGACCCGGACTCGACGAACAACGCTGACTCGACCTTCATCTTCGTGCAGCAACGGTACGCGGACCTCAACATCACGAAGACCGTCAGCGACAACGAACCGTCCGAGGGCGACTCCATCGTCTACACAATCGTGGTCGAGAACTTCGGTCCTCACGATGCGAACAATGTCCGGTTGAAAGGCATATCCGACAGCATTCGAACAACCGGACCTTCCGTTGTAACCACCACCCAAGGTTCCACGACAGACTATGAGACATGGACAGTGGGGACGATTCCTTCCGGCGGAGCGGACACCCTTCAGCTGCGGATGCAATTGGATTCGCAGATGGCCGATTCGCAGATGGCCGGCGACCCGCTTTGGAACCGGGTCCTAGTCGATCACTTGGATGAGGTCGACTCCGCATCTTGGAACGACGCTGACTCCGCATTCATCGTGGTGGACCAGAAGGTGGCCAACGTCGCGCTAAACAAGTTCGTCGACAACACAATGCCGTACGAAGGTGACACGATCACCTACACCATCGAGCTACAGAACTTCGGGACCCACACGGCAGATTCAGTACAGATTTATGACTCGCTCCAAGCCTTCTTCGACGGTGATCTCACGGTCACAAGTAGGACCCTGACCAACGGGACGTTCGATACGCTGACGAGCGTGTGGACCGTTGGACCGTTGGCACCCGGACAAACGGATTCTCTCCGGCTCTCGTTCCAGGTCGACTCGGGCACGGTCTCGGACACTATAGTCAACTACGCGTGGGTGTCCGCACTGTTCGGTGCTGCGGAGTTCGATACCACGAATGACTATGCGAGCGCATCCGCCGTGGTGGGCCAGAAGGTGGCCAACGTCGCGCTAAACAAGTTCGTCGACAACGCAATGCCGTACGAAGGTGACACGATCGCCTACACCATCGAGCTACAGAACTTCGGGACCCACACGGCAGATTCAGTACAGATTTATGACTCGCTCCAAGCCTTCTTCGACGGTGACCTCACGGTCACAAGTAGGACCCTGACCAACGGGACGTTCGATACGCTGACGAGCGTGTGGACCGTTGGACCGTTGGCACCCGGACAAACGGATTCTCTCCGGCTCGCGTTCCGGATCGACTCAGGCACGGTCTCGGACACTATAGTCAACCACGCGCGTGTGTCCGCACTGTTCGGTGCTGCGGAGTCCGATACCACGAATGACTATGCGAGCGCATCCGCCGTGGTGGGCCAGAAGACTTCGGACCTAGCCCTGTCCATGGGCGTAGGCAACACGATGCCGTTCGAGGGCGACACGGTCACGTTCTTCGTGGAGCTCCATAACTACGGGTCCTTCCCCGTCGTCGTAAAGGACGTGCAAATCAGCCAAACGCACGACAGCACGCTTAGCGAGCCCTACGCGAACGCGCCAACGACCGGCACGTGGAACGGCTCGGTATGGGCTATCGACTCCATAGTGCCGGGCGGAACGGACACGCTCTTCATGGCGATGGAGCTCCAGGTCGGTATGTCCGTCCCCGGTGACACGCTGCGCAACAGCTTCTTTGTGGTGACTTCCCATGGCGCGTTCGACACCGATCCCACCAACGACACTGCTAGCGCGTTCGTAGTGCACCAACAAAGGGTGGCGGACCTCAGCGTCGTGAAGACCGTGGACAACACGAATCCCTCGGAAGGTGAGGACCACACCTACACGACCATCATGAGAAATGTCGGCACTCTGCCGGTTGGCGATGTCGTTCTGAACGACCCGATTCCTGCCGGGTTGAGCTATGTGAGCAGAAGTTCGAGCCACGGTGCCTTTAACCACGTGACGGGTCTGTGGGACCTCGGCTCGATAGTCTTTAATCCCGGTGACACGGCCTGGCTGAGCGTGACGCTCGATCCCGATCCGGGCTCGATCGGTACAACGATCCAGAACACAGCGACCTTGGCGACCCCGCTGGACGCGAACTCCGTGAACGACACGTCGAGTGTCGCTGTCACGGTGCACAACGCGGACCTCTTCGAGATGTCGAAGACCGTAGACAACGCCACGCCGTCCGAGGGTGAAGACTTCACCTACACGGTCATCTTCCGGAACATCGGTGCGTCCGAGCTCGAGAACGTGGACGTCTACGACTCGATCCCGGCTGGTCTGAGCTATGTGAGCAGAAGTTCGAGCCACGGTGACTGGAACCCCACGACGGGTCTGTGGGACCTCGGCTCGACGGTCTTTAATCCCGGTGACACGGCCTGGCTGAACGTGACGATCGATCCCGATCCGGGCTCGATCGGAGACACCATTTGGAACCGGGCCTGGGGCTCACCGGACCAGACGGACGGGCAGACCGCGAACAACATGGACTCGGTCGCTGTCACGGTGCACAACGCGGACCTCTTCGAGATGTCGAAGACCGTAGACAACGCCTACCCGGCCGTGGAAGAAGACTTCACCTACACGGTCATCTTCCGGAACATCGGGCCGTCCGAACTCGAGAACGTGGACGTCTACGACTCGATCCCGGCTGGTCTGATTTACGTCTCCAGGTCGACGAGTCACGGTGACTGGAACAACACGACGGGCCTCTGGGACCTCGGCTCGACGATCTTTAATCCCGGTGACACGGCCTGGCTGTACGTGACGCTCAGGCCAGCCATCGGAGCCAGCGGGACCACCATTTGGAACCGGGCGTGGGGCTCACCGGACCAGACGGACGCTCAGACCACCAACAACATGGACAGCGTGACGGTTAACCCCACCTACGGGGGCTACGTCGACGTCACGATGTCCGTTACGAACGCTTCTCCTCAGGAAGGCGAGACGGTTCAGCATGAGATCACCGTCACAAACAACGGAGCGGGCACCGCGACGAGCGTGAACCTGCTGGACTCACTGCCGACCACCGTGGGAGACAAGACCCTCGTGGGCGGATTTCCGACGCAGGGCAGTTGGGTCTCCGGCGCAAGCGACTGGAGCGTTGCCAACCTGCCGGCGGTCGACCCTAAGCACGATGGGTCGATCGCAGAGGGAGCCCGCGGCCAC
It contains:
- a CDS encoding MotA/TolQ/ExbB proton channel family protein; the encoded protein is MTPAVLLLQTRAPTSVMGMIFGGTISTKLILLLLASASCVSAYIIYQKWKQFREVRLQGDEFLEHMERAQRLEDAYKAILSLPESPYGRVFRQGVNFFSELRPGALREGSQNAPGLSLMQLEALRLVLEKSEAEERDELAQGVQWLAIIGSVSPLLGLMGTVIGIMNVFLNITSAGGSNIMAVAPGVGQALITTVAGLFVAIPAVIAYNHFVSQLNLVSGELEGFSSEFIGTLARESRV
- a CDS encoding NAD-dependent epimerase/dehydratase family protein, whose product is MSEMKKRVLVTGGAGFIGSHISEAYLAKGYDVWIVDNLSSGKLDNVPDGASFVELDIRDAEGVRNLFREFRFDLVNHHAAQIDVRISVSDPAKDASINVMGLLNLTEAAIEIGTQRFIFVSSGGVVYGEPQEIPTPETAPKSPLSPYGVTKLAGEFYLDYYRHIRGIDYAAMRYSNVYGPRQDPHGEAGVVAIFSTRLLKNRGLTIFGDGEQTRDYVYVGDVVAANMLVSEMELSESKALDDRAFNVGTNVGTSVVGLADALESVAGVSPGRKHEDERPGELRHSTLNTAKLRSHGWAPAHSLEQGLHATYTHIKNQAAGASE
- a CDS encoding LysM peptidoglycan-binding domain-containing protein, translated to MARSAAAVLAFLILPEIALAQQAQGTHTVVDGNTLWDLSATYYGDPFDWRRIWEANQAQIDDPNLIEPGQVLVIPGRAPEAPVTEHVAPAEPEPEPQPTGDGLDIRTIFFQDTAVARAGVIRGVESDHIAVPRDQVYSSPRLTGFEGDPWHTGTLTGEASGRTRDATVRGHARVHVAMETAARVGDQLQVFAVTRTIEDVGRVVVPTGVINVSEIVEDGIIGVIVKEYGRIVPGQFIAPLPEYDFEAGEYAQPVSNGALAMVIGTANRAILQDLGHIVFLDVGSEDNVGLGDEFTLFNQVDTDAAQGRLQVVGAQAGMAAARVVHIASPVFEQGVVVRLTKKMR
- a CDS encoding Ig-like domain-containing protein, whose product is MRTRRLISLATFAVIALVSSCVDAEVSPTAQTPIGTATFAVVPTFSGAVASSAAQAGDITRIRVTARLQSTAEVLATFTQDVDPAANEWTLTVEIQVPASGGQAVLTIELVSVASDGGETVEFSGQTQPISLTTGAPTQAREVPVGRGTIENLGVTGLTIEPTGDTLVIGGSTSVSAATTPADASNSHRIFFSSLDPTIATVSDNGTVTAVLDGSARIVAAAGLHADTSAILVLKGFADLSILKRLTNEEQSSFNEGDAISYTVVVDNFGPLTASNVQVLDSADAGLTLLSGQVTSGTFDVVSGVWVLDSIVNGATDTLVVLARVDAGTVEQALWNRARHLGLPLQVDTAAGNDVDSVEIHVVEPEADVNITKQLADDTRSYFEGDTVEFMIAVENFGPGVATAVQALDSLDKGLTYSHVADAAPFDVTSGVWTVGVLENGASDTLRLFAVIDSGTAGVQLWNRARSLGLTNQVDLDPTNDADSVSVSVSHTNADLNVSKALVDNSATYFEGDTVEFRVIVDNFGPATATLLALRDSLGSGMSLVSLSPLRGLVDIGTGTWELDSIVGGMSDTLVVAAQIDSGTVGQRLTNYAWSVGLTEQLDTVTSNDAASAWLSVDVQSADINVTKTADNTLPFPGDTTTWMIVIDNFGPYTAKNVTVLDQGDSIMIESFSVTSGTVDTVNGVWTIPSIPDGGSDTLLVRSVAKVGQVGDTLWNRVRVQPLTTEIDPDSTNNADSTFIFVQQRYADLNITKTVSDNEPSEGDSIVYTIVVENFGPHDANNVRLKGISDSIRTTGPSVVTTTQGSTTDYETWTVGTIPSGGADTLQLRMQLDSQMADSQMAGDPLWNRVLVDHLDEVDSASWNDADSAFIVVDQKVANVALNKFVDNTMPYEGDTITYTIELQNFGTHTADSVQIYDSLQAFFDGDLTVTSRTLTNGTFDTLTSVWTVGPLAPGQTDSLRLSFQVDSGTVSDTIVNYAWVSALFGAAEFDTTNDYASASAVVGQKVANVALNKFVDNAMPYEGDTIAYTIELQNFGTHTADSVQIYDSLQAFFDGDLTVTSRTLTNGTFDTLTSVWTVGPLAPGQTDSLRLAFRIDSGTVSDTIVNHARVSALFGAAESDTTNDYASASAVVGQKTSDLALSMGVGNTMPFEGDTVTFFVELHNYGSFPVVVKDVQISQTHDSTLSEPYANAPTTGTWNGSVWAIDSIVPGGTDTLFMAMELQVGMSVPGDTLRNSFFVVTSHGAFDTDPTNDTASAFVVHQQRVADLSVVKTVDNTNPSEGEDHTYTTIMRNVGTLPVGDVVLNDPIPAGLSYVSRSSSHGAFNHVTGLWDLGSIVFNPGDTAWLSVTLDPDPGSIGTTIQNTATLATPLDANSVNDTSSVAVTVHNADLFEMSKTVDNATPSEGEDFTYTVIFRNIGASELENVDVYDSIPAGLSYVSRSSSHGDWNPTTGLWDLGSTVFNPGDTAWLNVTIDPDPGSIGDTIWNRAWGSPDQTDGQTANNMDSVAVTVHNADLFEMSKTVDNAYPAVEEDFTYTVIFRNIGPSELENVDVYDSIPAGLIYVSRSTSHGDWNNTTGLWDLGSTIFNPGDTAWLYVTLRPAIGASGTTIWNRAWGSPDQTDAQTTNNMDSVTVNPTYGGYVDVTMSVTNASPQEGETVQHEITVTNNGAGTATSVNLLDSLPTTVGDKTLVGGFPTQGSWVSGASDWSVANLPAVDPKHDGSIAEGARGHFDAEPPWRGPDAALRQRGITDD